GATGTTTCATTTCGTGTCAAACCGCCCAAACTTCCGAGAAACATGCCCAAGGCCATTTCAGTTACCCAGGTCGAACAGCTCTTAAGTGCTGCCGGACCAGATCCGCAGGAAACATTACCCGAGGCGACCAACCTAATTCGAATTCGCGACCGAGCCATCCTCGAACTTCTTTACGCGACTGGCGCTCGAGTGAGCGAGATCACCGGAGTTGATTTGGATGACCTGCTCGATCCGACCCTGATTCGCCTTTTTGGTAAGGGATCGAAGGAGAGAGTGGTTCCGGTCGGTCGTTTTGCCCAGTCAGCCCTTGAGCAGTATTTGGTTCGCACTCGCCCTTCACTGGTCGTGCAGGGGAGGGGGAGTCCAGCGCTATTTCTAAATCAGCGGGGTGGCCGCCTGTCTCGGCAAAGCGTTTGGCAAATAATCAGTGACGCCGCAACCGTGGCTGGGATCGAAGCCGAGGTTTCACCGCACACGCTCAGACATTCATTTGCCACACATTTGCTCGAAGGTGGTGCCGACGTCCGTGTGGTGCAAGAGCTGCTTGGCCATTCATCGGTTGCAACCACCCAGATTTACACACTGGTGACGGTTGACCGACTAAGAGAGATTTACGCCACTGCGCATCCGCGTGCCCGGAATTAGTCCTTCGAGACCGATAGGCTAGGGGGAGCAACAAAGAGCGGAATTTCGGGAGGAAATCATGGCTGCAGCGAAGAAGAAACCAACGGATACTCGGTTTTCGACACCTAAGCCCCTCGTTTCGCATGGCCCAGCGCGCATCATTGCGATGTGTAACCAAAAGGGCGGTGTTGGAAAGACCACAACATCAATTAACATGTCCGCTGCGCTCGCCGAGTATGGCCGCAAGGTCCTTTTGGTGGACTTTGACCCTCAGGGTGCTCTTTCAGCGGGACTTGGCGTGAACGCCCATGATGCAACCACAATTTACGACTTGATGCTTGACCGCACTATCGATGCAAAGAGCGCTATTCAGCACACCGAAGTTCCGAATCTGGATGTGATTCCGGCAAACATTGAGCTTTCGGCAGCTGAGATGAAGTTGGTCAACGAGATTGCCCGCGAGCAAATTCTGGCAAAGATTTTGAAGCAGGTGGCCGATGACTACGACGTCATCATTGTGGACTGCCAGCCTTCACTTGGTTTGCTCACGGTAAATGCCCTTACGGCAGCTCACGGTGTGATCATTCCATTGGCCACTGAGTTCTTCGCGCTTCGCGGTGTTGCAATTCTCGAAGACATCATCAGCAAGGTTAAAGAGGGGCTGAACCCTGCACTGCAGCTCGACGGAATCTTGGCGACTATGTTTGATCCGCGTACTCTGCACTCACGCGAGGTTCTTGAGCGCCTACACGATGCCTTCGGTGAAAAAGTTTTCCGCAGTGTGATCAATCGAACCGTAAAGTTTCCTGATGCCACGGTGGCTCAATCACCAATCACTGTATTTGCACCAGATTCAGAAGCGGCAAGTTCTTACCGCACTGTAGCTAGAGAGCTTGTTTCTCGTGGCTGTGCTCCATAGCGAGAACGCGACAGAAGTAGTCGAAAAAGGCTTTGCTGTATCCCTCGGAAATTTCGAGGGGCCTTTTGACCTGCTTCTCTCGCTAATTTCCAAGCATGAGATGGACATCACCGAAATTTCGTTGAGTCGGGTCACCGACGAATTCATCTCGTACCTTAAGGGGCTAGACGACTCTGAGGAACTCGATCAAGCTTCTGAATTTTTAGTAATTGCTGCTACCTTGCTGGACCTCAAGATTGCTGGCCTGCTACCTAAGGGTGAGGTTGTTGATGCCGAAGATGTGGCGCTACTCGAGGCGCGAGACCTCCTATTTGCCCGCTTGCTTCAATACCGTGCCTTTAAGGAAATCAGTAGCTGGTTCAGCACTGCTATGGGCTTGGAGTCCAGTCGAATTGCTCGAGACGTAAGAATTGAAGAGCGGTTCCGCAAGCAAAAACCAGAGTTAGTTTGGAGTCTGACTTTGGAGGAGTTTGCCAAACTGGCCCAAGAAACTTTGACCCCAAAAGAAATCCCAACGGTTGGGTTAACTCACCTTCACGCACCGCGAGTGAGTATTCGCGAGCAGGCCAGCGAGGTAATTGCAATGTTGCGTCAAGCCTCGACTCTCACCTTCCGCGAAATTATTGGTTCAGTCCGTGACCGGGCAGTGGTTGTGGCCAGGTTTTTGGCCGTCCTTGAGCTCTATCGTCTTGCAGCGATCAGTTTTGAACAGGATGCACCCCTGGGCGACTTGAAGCTTGCCTGGCGTGCAGAGAAATTTGATGATGAACAACTAGCGACCTTAGGAGCTGACTATGACTCTTAGTTCAGATGGACGTGCAGTGCCGGCTCAAGGCGATGACCTTAGAGGTGCCGTCGAAGCTATTTTGATGGTCACCGATGTTCCGCTGACAGTAGTTGCTCTCGCTACCGCGCTTGAATGCCCGGTTAACGTGGTTCGCGACCTCATTTCTTCACTGAAACTTGACTACGATGGCACCAACGGCTCAGCCCCGAGAGGTTTTGAGCTTCGCGAAGTTGGTGGTGGTTGGCGAATCTTCGTGCGCCATGAATATGACTGGGCAGTGAAAATGTTCATCGCCAACGAGAATCCGACCAAACTGAGCCAAGCCGCTTTGGAAACTCTCGCTGTCATTGCCTATAAGCAACCGATATCTCGAGGGCAAATAGCCTCCATCCGAGCGGTAAACGTAGATTCGGTAGTCCGAACCCTTTTGAGCCGTGGGCTAATTACAGAGTTGTACACCGACTCTGAATCAGGTGCGATTCACTACGGCACAACTGAGCTTTTGCTCGAAGTGCTGGGCATCAACTCTCTCGATGAGATGCCACTTATCAGTCCATACCTACCAGACGCGAATAGTGATTTTGATGACAAACTTTAATGACGAGCCTGAGGGCGTAAGACTACAAAAAGTAATGGCTGCTGCGGGCGTTGCGTCCCGTAGGGTCTGCGAAGATTTCATTACCCAGGGTCGAGTAAAGGTAAACGGCAAGGTTGTTACCGAGCTTGGAACCAGGATCAACCCTGAGGTGGACAAGGTCACCGTGGGTGGGACCCCGATTCAGTTGGACAACTCGCGTGTGTACCTGGCGCTGAACAAGCCGCGCGGAGTAGTTAGCACCATGGCAGACGAAAACGGTCGCCCCGACCTTACTCAGTTTGTGATTGGCTACGATCGGGTTTTCAATGTCGGACGTCTGGATTCAGAGACCACCGGTTTGATCATTATGACCAACGATGGCGACCTGGCACACAAACTAGCGCACCCCAAGTTCGGTGTGACCAAGACATACGTTGCCCGCGTTGAGGGAGTAGTTACTCCATCGATTATTCACAAGCTGTTGAGCGGTTTTGAACTCGAGGACGGCTTTATTAAGGCTGACAAAGCGCACATTGTTGATGTTCAGCCCGAAGAGAGCTTGGTTGAAATTGTCCTGCACTCAGGGCGAAACCGAATTGTTCGACGAATGTTTGACTTTGTCGGGCATCCGGTAGTCGGCCTCGTTCGCCGCCAATTTGGCCCAATTCAGCTTGGCCCGCTCAAAGAGGGTCGTGTCCGCGAACTCAGTAAAATAGAGGTTGGCGCTCTACTAAAGGCCGCCGAGGGTAAGCAGGAGCGTGCACCAAGGCCGCCGAAAGGTCAAAAGGCAGCTCCAAGGCAGAAGAGGCGGTAATTATGGCGATTAGGGCTATCCGTGGCGCAGTTCAAATTGATTCCGATGAGCGTGAGCACCTTCTGAAATCCACTGCTGAACTTTTGACCAAGACGCTTCATGCCAATGACATCGATAATGGTCAGCTGGTCTCGATTTTGTTCACAGCAACGCCAGACATTACGAGTGAGTTTCCGGCTGTTGCGGCTCGGTCAATCGGCTTGACCGATGTCCCACTGATGTGTTTTGTCGAGATGGATGTAAAGCACGCGCTGCCTCGAACTATTCGCATCATGATTACAGCCGACCTAAACAAGAGTCGCGCCGAGATTCAGCACATTTACCTTCGCGGTGCCACTGCACTTCGATCGGACATCGCTCAGTGAACCACCTAACCGGCACGGTCCGGATAGTTGGTGCTGGTTTGCTAGGAACCAGCATCGGTTTGGCATTGACGAAGCAGGGGTTCGACGTCGTAATTTCTTCGCAATCCCCAAAGAGTGTCGATTTGGCTGTCGGCTACGGTGCGGGGCGAGTAGCAACAGAAACTGATTTGCCAGAGCTTATTGTGGTGTGCGTGCCTCCAGCTATGACTGCAAAAATCGTCGCGGATGAGTTGGTGCGCTACCCAAACGCGGTGGTCACTGATGTTGCCAGCGTAAAGGGTTCAGTTTTGCACGAACTTCAGGCCTCGGGCACTCCGCTCGAGCGCTATGTTGGTTCGCACCCGATGGCCGGCCGCGAGCGTGGAGGAGCGATTTCTGGACGTGCTGATTTGTTTGTTGGTCGCCCTTGGGTCATCGCCTCGCACGCTGGTGCAGATGACCGTGGCGTCGATTTAGTTGCCGATCTTGCATCGCACCTCGGATCCGCTGTGGTGCGCGTCGGCACCAAAGAACATGATCGGGCAGTAGCACTGGTCTCGCACGTGCCCCAGTTGGTGTCCAGCTTGTTGGCTGCCCGATTGGCAACGGCCGCGACTGAAGACATAGCTTTGGCAGGTCAAGGGCTACGCGACACAACTCGCATCGCGGCCAGCGACCCTGAGCTTTGGCTTCAGATTCTCGAGGCAAACGCCGATGAGGTGCTGCCGCTCTTGAAGGGATTTGCCGCTGACCTTTCCTCACTTATTTCAGGTTTCGAAGTTCGAGAGCCGCAGGCGCAAATCCGTGCAGTGATGGAAGCCGGCAACATCGGTGTGGGGCGCATCCCAGGCAAGCACGGTGGTAAACACACGAACTACGCTCAGGTAATCGTTATGGTCGATGACCGTCCGGGAGAACTTGCTCGTCTGCTAACCGAAGTCGGTGAGATCGGAATCAACCTCGAGGAATTGCAACTCGAGCATTCGCCGAGTGCCCAAATTGGTCTAGCTGAGCTCTACGTTGCCCAAACTGAGGCAGAAAGATTGACCGCTGACCTCGTTGCGCGCGGCTGGAGAATTGCCTAGTGGACAAGTTTGTAGTTGCAGTTGATGGACCAGCTGGATCGGGAAAATCGAGTGTCAGCAAGCAGGTCGCTAGGCAACTTGGTTACGGGTACTTGGATACCGGTGCTGCCTACCGCGCTTTAGCCTGGGCTGTGTTGAATTTGCCAAATTTCAAGGGGCTTGACCTGGCCAATGCAGATTTGGGTCGCGAGTTTGATTACTCAATTTCACTGGATCCAGATCTTTATTCGGTGTCCGTGGCCGGCCACGATGTTACCGCTGCCATTCGTGACAGTCAGGTTGCCGAATACGTATCGCAGGTAGCTAAGTTGCCAAACGTCAGAGCGTTCATGAAATTACTCACGCAGCGGCTCGTTCTCAGCGCCAGTCAGCCCGGCGTAGTCGTTGAGGGCAGAGACATCACAACGGTGGTTTTGCCTGAAGCGCAATTAAGAATTCTCATGACAGCCAGTGAAGCCGTTAGACTTAACCGACGTGCTGCTGAACTTTCCGAAGTTTCGGCGGCCAGCCTAAAGCGTCAAGTATCAGAACGTGACGCCAGCGACTCCAGTGTCGTTGACTTTATGACTCCGGCACCCGGAGTCCAATTAGTGGATTCAACTGATCTCAACTTCAACCAGACGGTCTCAGCCGTTCTGGCATTGGTAGACCAGAGGAAGCCTAAGGAAACCAATGAGTGAACAAGAATTTAATGCCGAACCGGTGAATCCCGAGTTCGTAGAGCGGCTCAAAAACATGAGCACCGTTGAAGAAGAGACTCGCGTTCGTGCTTTGCGCACCGGGCTTGACGAGTACGACCTTGATGATGAAGACCTCGACGTTATCGACTCAGATGATGACTTTGAAGATGGGCCGCGCTACCTGCCAGCCCTGCCGGTGCTCGCAATCGTGGGGCGTCCAAACGTCGGTAAATCTGCTTTGGTGAACCGAATCCTCGGTCGACGCGAAGCCGTTGTCGAAGACAAGCCTGGTGTTACCCGTGACCGCGTTTCGTACAAGGCTGAGTGGAACGAACGTAAATTTACCCTTGTTGACACTGGTGGTTGGGAGCCGGATGCCAAGGGTATCGATCGCTCGGTAGCTCTGCAGGCAGAAATCGCAGTTGAGCTTGCCGACGCTGTCTTGTTTGTTGTCGATGCCATGGTTGGTGCAACCAGCACCGATGAGCGCGTTGTGAAAATGTTGCGCGCTTCGGGCAAGCCGGTAATTTTGGTCGGAAACAAAATCGATGATGTACGTCAAGAGCCAGAGGCTGCAGGTCTTTGGGGTCTTGGGCTAGGGGAGCCTTATCCGGTTTCGGCCCTGCACGGTCGTGGTGTTGCAGACATGCTGGATGCTGCTATGGCGGTTCTTCCTAAGGTTTCTGGCGTTGCCAAAGAAGAGTTCGGCGGACCACGTCGAGTCGCTCTCATCGGACGCCCAAATGTTGGTAAGTCATCCTTGCTCAACAAAGCTGTTGGCTCTGAGCGAGCAGTAGTCAACGATCTGGCTGGAACTACCCGTGACCCAATCGATGAGCAGGTAGAACTTGGTGGAAAGGTTTGGCGTTTCGTAGACACAGCCGGAATCCGTCGTCGTGTTCACCTAACCCAGGGTGCCGACTTCTACGCGTCGTTGCGCACCGCTGCCGCACTAGAGCGTGCCGAAGTTGCCGTGGTTCTTTTTGACGTAACTCAGCCAATCAGCGAAGCAGACATTCGAATCGTCGACATGGCTCTGCAGAGTGGACGCGCACTGGTTCTTGCCTTCAATAAGTGGGACGAACTAGACGACGAGCGCCGCCGCTACCTAGAGCGTGAAATCGAGCAGGATTTGGCGCACGTTGACTGGGCCCCGCGCGTGAATATTTCAGCCAAAACCGGTCGTCACCTCGAAAAGCTTGTACCAGCCCTAGAGGTTGCGCTGGACTCATGGGACCAGCGAATCGCTACCGGAAAGCTCAACGCTTTTGTCCAAGAGTTGGCTATGGAAACTCCGCACCCGGTCCGTGGTGGCAAGCAACCAAGAATTCTCTTTGCGACTCAGGCCAGCAGCCGCCCGCCAAAGTTTGTGCTCTTTACCACCGGATTCTTGGATCCGGGTTACCGCCGCTTTATCCAGCGTCGACTCCGCGAGACTTACGGCTTCGAAGGTACGCCTATCGAAGTGGGTATGCGAGTGCGCGAGAAGCGCAAGCGCTCGTAGGAATAAAATCTGAATATGTCGGACCAGCCAGCACTTAGCCTTAGGCAGCAGTTTCTAACCCTGCCTAACCTGCTGAGTATGCTCCGGTTAGCGCTGGTTCCGGTGTTCCTTACGCTGCTTATCAACAGTCATTTTTATTCAGCGATTTTGGTATTGGCATTAGCCAGCCTCACTGATTACCTTGATGGCTTTTTTGCACGTAGATGGAATCAGGTCACCCGCCTAGGTCAGCTTTTAGATCCGGCTGCCGACCGACTCTACATATTTTCTACCCTGGTCGGGCTGGCTATCGCCGGCATCATTCCTTACTGGTTGATGTGGGTCATTATTGCCAGAGATGTGGTGCTGGCCGTTGCCTACGTGGTCTTGGCCAATCACGGATACGGCCCTCTGCCAGTACATTTCCTCGGAAAAGTAGCCACATTCTCTCTTCTCTATGCCTTTCCGTTGTTGCTTATGGCTGAGATTTGGCCCTTGATTGCCTGGCTGCTGCCGCTAGCCTGGGCCTTTGCCCTATGGGGCGTTGGGCTTTACTGGTGGGCTGGTTTTGTTTACCTGCGTCAGGTCAGATCAATCGTGAAAAATGACCCGATTGAAGTCAAGTAGGCTAATCACCGAAGGAGTATGGGGATCATGAATTTTGCAGAGTTGGGCTTTGGGGGCTCTTCAGATGAAGTTGGGTCAACCCTGCGTTTTAACGAAGACCTTTTGGCTCAGATGGGGCCCTCTTTATCAAACGACGAAGAAGCTGCCATCGGTGCATTGCCTTCTGGATCAGCGCTTCTTATCGTCAAGCGCGGCCCGAACGAGGGTTCTCGCTTTTTGCTAGATCAGAACGTCACGACCATTGGTCGCCACCCAAATGCTGACATTTTCCTTGACGACGTCACTGTTTCGCGACGCCATGCTGAATTCCACCGCGATGGGGCAGTGTTTGAGGTTAAGGACCTCGGCTCATTGAATGGAACTTACTTCGATGGTCAGCGCATTGATGCGGCCAGACTAGTCGACGGGTGCGAAGTTCAAATCGGCAAGTTCCGGTTGACCTTCTACGCTTCACGAGCAGATCTTGGTCAGGTGAACTAGTGGCTGAGGTAGCTCCGGCAAGCATTTTTTCTGCGCGGCAGGTAAAACTTTTCAACATTGGTCAGGTGCTGGCTGTTCTCAATCCAGACTTTCCTGATCTGACCCCTTCAAAACTCAGATTCCTAGAGGAACAGGGTTTGATTTCGCCTCAACGAACTAATTCGGGCTACCGCAAGTTCACCGAACTAGACATTGAGCGGATTCAGATTGTTCTCGAACTGCAGCGTGATCAGTACCTGCCTCTGAGGGTAATTCGCACCTATCTAGCTGACTTGGATGCAGGTAAGCAGCCAACCCTGCCTGGTAGCGGTGCCGCACCGCAATTGGCATCTTCGCGCAATCGAAAATTTACTCGTATCGAGGTCATCACCGAAACCGGAATTACCGACGGTTTGATCGCTGAGGCGCAGGATGTTTCGCTGATTGGTCAAGAGCCCTTTGAAGCCACCGACCTAGAGATTGCCAAGTCAATCGTGCACCTGCAACGATTTGGAATTTCACCAAGGCACCTGCGCGGACTCAAAGCCTCTGCTGACCGAGAAATCGGAATCATTGAGGGCGTTGTGGCGCCGGTCCTTAGTAAAAAAGACACCGGTAGCCGGTCTCGCGCGGCTCACTATGCGGCAGAAATCGAGAGTCAATTTTCGGCTATCCGCTCCGAGCTAATCCGCGCCGTCGTAGACAAGATTGACGGCTAAAAAACCGCCTCTAGACCGCGACACGCCGAGGGTTTAAATTAACAGAGCATAGGGCCTATCAAGGGCAACAATTAAACCTGTACTTGAACGTTAACTAGAGAGGAGCAGAAATGTCTGAGCACGAATCTGAAACCCAGATCGACTACTCACAAAACATGCTCTTCACCGACGGTTTGCCTTCAAGTGACCCAAAAGTTGGCTACCGCGGCACCTCTGCTGCTGCAGCTTGCGGAATTAGCTACCGCCAGCTTGATTACTGGGACCGCACAGGATTGGTTCAACCAAGTGTTCGCGGTGCGGCAGGTTCTGGTTCACAGCGTCTATACGCCTTCCGCGACATTTTGGTTTTGAAGCTGGTCAAGCGCCTGCTTGACACTGGAGTTTCGTTGCAGCAGATTCGCGTTGCTGTAGATCAGCTGCACGCTGCTGGTATCCGTGACCTGGCTGAAATCACATTGATGTCTGACGGTTCGAGGGTTTACCTTTGCACCACCCAAGACGAAGTGATGGACCTATTGGGCCGAGGCCAAGGTGTATTTGGTATTGCCGTTGGTCGAGTGCTCCGCGAGGTTGAAGCCAGCCTCAGCAGCATAAAAGAAAATCACATCGATGACCTGGATGAACTTTCAGCTCGTCGTCAAAGCAAAAAAGCTGTCTAGCTTTCCTCTCGGCGACTAACCGATTCGGCGGTGTCGCTCAAAAGCGCCTCAACATCCTCGGTTAGCTCAGCCTGATGCTTCTGTCCGCGCATGATTTTACGAAATTTGGTAAATTTAGATGCTTTTGCCCGAGTTCGTTTGATGTCCCGCTCCGCAAATGAGCTCTCGATGAAATCTAGGATGGACTCAAATTCGATAGCTATGTTCCTTGCGCCCTCACCCGGCCAAGTGTGAATTGGCCTTGCGGCGCCCTGGGCCTGCTGGATGGTCGATTTCTCTTCCAGTTGGACTTCTAGAACCGCGTTCCCAAGCATGTTTTTGAGCTCCTGGATGCGGAAGTCATGCTCACGCGAGAGTGGTCGCAGTCGATTGATTAGCACCCCGACCGAGTGGAGCCTCGGGGAAATATCTCTGCGAAGTTCCTCGATGGCTCGCAGCG
This portion of the Rhodoluna limnophila genome encodes:
- the aroH gene encoding chorismate mutase; its protein translation is MAIRAIRGAVQIDSDEREHLLKSTAELLTKTLHANDIDNGQLVSILFTATPDITSEFPAVAARSIGLTDVPLMCFVEMDVKHALPRTIRIMITADLNKSRAEIQHIYLRGATALRSDIAQ
- a CDS encoding ParA family protein, with product MAAAKKKPTDTRFSTPKPLVSHGPARIIAMCNQKGGVGKTTTSINMSAALAEYGRKVLLVDFDPQGALSAGLGVNAHDATTIYDLMLDRTIDAKSAIQHTEVPNLDVIPANIELSAAEMKLVNEIAREQILAKILKQVADDYDVIIVDCQPSLGLLTVNALTAAHGVIIPLATEFFALRGVAILEDIISKVKEGLNPALQLDGILATMFDPRTLHSREVLERLHDAFGEKVFRSVINRTVKFPDATVAQSPITVFAPDSEAASSYRTVARELVSRGCAP
- a CDS encoding CDP-alcohol phosphatidyltransferase family protein, whose product is MSDQPALSLRQQFLTLPNLLSMLRLALVPVFLTLLINSHFYSAILVLALASLTDYLDGFFARRWNQVTRLGQLLDPAADRLYIFSTLVGLAIAGIIPYWLMWVIIARDVVLAVAYVVLANHGYGPLPVHFLGKVATFSLLYAFPLLLMAEIWPLIAWLLPLAWAFALWGVGLYWWAGFVYLRQVRSIVKNDPIEVK
- a CDS encoding MerR family transcriptional regulator, translating into MSEHESETQIDYSQNMLFTDGLPSSDPKVGYRGTSAAAACGISYRQLDYWDRTGLVQPSVRGAAGSGSQRLYAFRDILVLKLVKRLLDTGVSLQQIRVAVDQLHAAGIRDLAEITLMSDGSRVYLCTTQDEVMDLLGRGQGVFGIAVGRVLREVEASLSSIKENHIDDLDELSARRQSKKAV
- a CDS encoding segregation and condensation protein A, coding for MAVLHSENATEVVEKGFAVSLGNFEGPFDLLLSLISKHEMDITEISLSRVTDEFISYLKGLDDSEELDQASEFLVIAATLLDLKIAGLLPKGEVVDAEDVALLEARDLLFARLLQYRAFKEISSWFSTAMGLESSRIARDVRIEERFRKQKPELVWSLTLEEFAKLAQETLTPKEIPTVGLTHLHAPRVSIREQASEVIAMLRQASTLTFREIIGSVRDRAVVVARFLAVLELYRLAAISFEQDAPLGDLKLAWRAEKFDDEQLATLGADYDS
- a CDS encoding FHA domain-containing protein, with translation MNFAELGFGGSSDEVGSTLRFNEDLLAQMGPSLSNDEEAAIGALPSGSALLIVKRGPNEGSRFLLDQNVTTIGRHPNADIFLDDVTVSRRHAEFHRDGAVFEVKDLGSLNGTYFDGQRIDAARLVDGCEVQIGKFRLTFYASRADLGQVN
- the cmk gene encoding (d)CMP kinase; amino-acid sequence: MDKFVVAVDGPAGSGKSSVSKQVARQLGYGYLDTGAAYRALAWAVLNLPNFKGLDLANADLGREFDYSISLDPDLYSVSVAGHDVTAAIRDSQVAEYVSQVAKLPNVRAFMKLLTQRLVLSASQPGVVVEGRDITTVVLPEAQLRILMTASEAVRLNRRAAELSEVSAASLKRQVSERDASDSSVVDFMTPAPGVQLVDSTDLNFNQTVSAVLALVDQRKPKETNE
- a CDS encoding MerR family transcriptional regulator codes for the protein MAEVAPASIFSARQVKLFNIGQVLAVLNPDFPDLTPSKLRFLEEQGLISPQRTNSGYRKFTELDIERIQIVLELQRDQYLPLRVIRTYLADLDAGKQPTLPGSGAAPQLASSRNRKFTRIEVITETGITDGLIAEAQDVSLIGQEPFEATDLEIAKSIVHLQRFGISPRHLRGLKASADREIGIIEGVVAPVLSKKDTGSRSRAAHYAAEIESQFSAIRSELIRAVVDKIDG
- the scpB gene encoding SMC-Scp complex subunit ScpB, with product MTLSSDGRAVPAQGDDLRGAVEAILMVTDVPLTVVALATALECPVNVVRDLISSLKLDYDGTNGSAPRGFELREVGGGWRIFVRHEYDWAVKMFIANENPTKLSQAALETLAVIAYKQPISRGQIASIRAVNVDSVVRTLLSRGLITELYTDSESGAIHYGTTELLLEVLGINSLDEMPLISPYLPDANSDFDDKL
- the xerD gene encoding site-specific tyrosine recombinase XerD, with protein sequence MTKLAQQIDAYLRHISIERGLAKNTFSAYSADLARYREFLLNFDVGTAEQITEQQVQAFVEHLGNNLSLRPSSVARVLSGVRGLHRFWLIEGLVPNDVSFRVKPPKLPRNMPKAISVTQVEQLLSAAGPDPQETLPEATNLIRIRDRAILELLYATGARVSEITGVDLDDLLDPTLIRLFGKGSKERVVPVGRFAQSALEQYLVRTRPSLVVQGRGSPALFLNQRGGRLSRQSVWQIISDAATVAGIEAEVSPHTLRHSFATHLLEGGADVRVVQELLGHSSVATTQIYTLVTVDRLREIYATAHPRARN
- a CDS encoding pseudouridine synthase; translated protein: MTNFNDEPEGVRLQKVMAAAGVASRRVCEDFITQGRVKVNGKVVTELGTRINPEVDKVTVGGTPIQLDNSRVYLALNKPRGVVSTMADENGRPDLTQFVIGYDRVFNVGRLDSETTGLIIMTNDGDLAHKLAHPKFGVTKTYVARVEGVVTPSIIHKLLSGFELEDGFIKADKAHIVDVQPEESLVEIVLHSGRNRIVRRMFDFVGHPVVGLVRRQFGPIQLGPLKEGRVRELSKIEVGALLKAAEGKQERAPRPPKGQKAAPRQKRR
- a CDS encoding prephenate dehydrogenase — translated: MNHLTGTVRIVGAGLLGTSIGLALTKQGFDVVISSQSPKSVDLAVGYGAGRVATETDLPELIVVCVPPAMTAKIVADELVRYPNAVVTDVASVKGSVLHELQASGTPLERYVGSHPMAGRERGGAISGRADLFVGRPWVIASHAGADDRGVDLVADLASHLGSAVVRVGTKEHDRAVALVSHVPQLVSSLLAARLATAATEDIALAGQGLRDTTRIAASDPELWLQILEANADEVLPLLKGFAADLSSLISGFEVREPQAQIRAVMEAGNIGVGRIPGKHGGKHTNYAQVIVMVDDRPGELARLLTEVGEIGINLEELQLEHSPSAQIGLAELYVAQTEAERLTADLVARGWRIA
- the der gene encoding ribosome biogenesis GTPase Der, whose product is MSTVEEETRVRALRTGLDEYDLDDEDLDVIDSDDDFEDGPRYLPALPVLAIVGRPNVGKSALVNRILGRREAVVEDKPGVTRDRVSYKAEWNERKFTLVDTGGWEPDAKGIDRSVALQAEIAVELADAVLFVVDAMVGATSTDERVVKMLRASGKPVILVGNKIDDVRQEPEAAGLWGLGLGEPYPVSALHGRGVADMLDAAMAVLPKVSGVAKEEFGGPRRVALIGRPNVGKSSLLNKAVGSERAVVNDLAGTTRDPIDEQVELGGKVWRFVDTAGIRRRVHLTQGADFYASLRTAAALERAEVAVVLFDVTQPISEADIRIVDMALQSGRALVLAFNKWDELDDERRRYLEREIEQDLAHVDWAPRVNISAKTGRHLEKLVPALEVALDSWDQRIATGKLNAFVQELAMETPHPVRGGKQPRILFATQASSRPPKFVLFTTGFLDPGYRRFIQRRLRETYGFEGTPIEVGMRVREKRKRS